From Microlunatus capsulatus, a single genomic window includes:
- a CDS encoding wax ester/triacylglycerol synthase family O-acyltransferase has protein sequence MPQRLTPLEVSVLALDTARTPGHVGGVDVLEPGSAGFDHERLLALVGQRIALAPRYRQRVRSVPARLAGPVWVDDEDFDLAFHVRRAALPRPGTEEQLRELAGRVLARRLDRSRPLWELYLVEGLADGRVALVTKTSLALVDGVDTVALDQLLFDPVAGAGGTDDRLPALRSGAGGSSWHPEPAPTPAELAVGAIWENVTDPVQAVDNLRGALADALGVALAVGETVGGVPGLVGGIAGDALRGRRPDPSGLLAGEVSEQRRVATVALPLADLRAVRDEHGHTVNDVVLAVLTGALRAWLLTRGESLSGSSGLTALVPMSVTDDGGEPSALGSGVAPHRQRLPIGEANPLVRLHQVAYGTRAHKDTGRSVAARSLADLAGFAPSTLHALGVRASLTAGRRPSDLLVTNGPGPQHALAADGARLVASYPLLPLAAGHLLSIGVTSYDGEVFVGLLADRDAVRDLDVLAGCVADSLDELLDTTAGRGSVVRQPTRKASAAAQRAAARKAAQRQEASRRVAGQRRAAVRLLAARAAELGAAGRAERPAGGPGPRPPRPRPTAPPPVLPDDPEVTP, from the coding sequence GTGCCGCAGCGCCTGACACCGCTCGAGGTCTCGGTGCTGGCCCTGGACACCGCGCGGACGCCGGGGCACGTCGGCGGTGTCGACGTCCTGGAACCCGGGTCGGCCGGGTTCGACCACGAGCGGCTGCTCGCCCTCGTCGGCCAGCGGATCGCCCTCGCCCCCCGCTACCGGCAGCGCGTCCGGTCGGTGCCCGCCCGGCTGGCCGGCCCCGTCTGGGTCGACGACGAGGACTTCGACCTCGCCTTCCACGTCCGCCGCGCCGCCCTGCCGCGGCCGGGCACCGAGGAGCAGCTGCGCGAGCTCGCCGGCCGGGTGCTGGCCCGACGGCTCGACCGCTCCCGCCCGCTGTGGGAGCTCTACCTGGTGGAGGGCCTGGCGGACGGCCGGGTGGCCCTGGTGACCAAGACCTCGCTGGCCCTGGTCGACGGCGTCGACACCGTCGCCCTCGACCAGCTGCTCTTCGACCCGGTGGCCGGCGCCGGCGGGACGGACGACCGGCTGCCGGCGCTGCGCTCCGGCGCCGGCGGGAGCAGTTGGCACCCCGAGCCCGCGCCGACGCCGGCCGAGCTGGCCGTCGGGGCGATCTGGGAGAACGTCACCGATCCCGTGCAGGCGGTCGACAACCTCCGCGGGGCGCTCGCCGACGCCCTCGGGGTGGCGCTGGCCGTCGGCGAGACCGTCGGCGGCGTCCCGGGGCTGGTGGGCGGCATCGCCGGCGACGCGCTGCGGGGGCGGCGGCCCGACCCGTCCGGACTCCTCGCGGGCGAGGTGTCGGAGCAGCGCCGGGTGGCCACCGTCGCGCTGCCGCTCGCCGACCTGCGCGCGGTCCGCGACGAGCACGGGCACACCGTCAACGACGTCGTCCTGGCCGTGCTCACCGGCGCGCTGCGGGCCTGGCTGCTGACCCGTGGGGAGTCGCTGAGCGGCAGCAGCGGGCTGACGGCGCTGGTGCCGATGAGCGTCACCGACGACGGCGGCGAGCCGAGCGCCCTCGGCAGCGGCGTCGCCCCGCACCGCCAGCGGCTGCCGATCGGCGAGGCCAACCCGCTGGTCCGGCTGCACCAGGTCGCCTACGGCACCCGTGCCCACAAGGACACGGGCCGCTCCGTGGCCGCCCGCTCGCTCGCCGACCTGGCGGGCTTCGCCCCCAGCACGCTGCACGCGCTGGGGGTCCGGGCGTCGCTGACCGCCGGTCGCCGGCCCAGCGACCTGCTGGTCACCAACGGGCCCGGGCCGCAGCACGCGCTGGCCGCAGACGGGGCGCGGCTGGTCGCCAGCTACCCGCTGCTGCCGCTGGCGGCGGGCCACCTGCTGAGCATCGGCGTCACCTCCTACGACGGCGAGGTGTTCGTCGGCCTGCTCGCCGACCGGGACGCCGTCCGCGACCTCGACGTGCTCGCCGGCTGCGTCGCCGACAGCCTCGACGAGCTGCTGGACACCACCGCCGGCCGGGGCTCGGTGGTGCGGCAGCCGACCCGCAAGGCTTCCGCGGCCGCGCAGCGGGCCGCCGCGCGCAAGGCCGCCCAGCGCCAGGAGGCCTCCCGCCGGGTCGCCGGCCAGCGCCGGGCCGCCGTCCGGCTGCTGGCCGCCCGCGCCGCCGAGCTGGGTGCCGCCGGGCGCGCCGAGCGGCCCGCCGGCGGCCCCGGACCCCGTCCACCCCGGCCCCGCCCGACAGCCCCGCCGCCCGTGCTCCCCGACGACCCGGAGGTCACCCCGTGA
- a CDS encoding GntR family transcriptional regulator: MSEAPVMRELDITLDRNSPVPLYHQLSQAIEHAISTGLLAPGDRLENELSLTHRLGLSRPTARQAIQELVKKGLLVRKRGVGTQVVRSQFRRDERLSSLNEDLAQAGRRPGTRLLELSVGELDADVHAAIDAVEVTDRPFTKIRRLRLADDVPLAILTNYLPAHLQIDEAELQRRGLYACLRGLGINLKIAHQRISARLMTEEEAELLDVETPAACLTVDRLAYDDVGQFVEFGRHVYHAAHYSIQSSLVV; encoded by the coding sequence ATGAGCGAGGCCCCCGTCATGCGCGAGCTCGACATCACGCTGGACCGCAACTCCCCGGTGCCGCTCTACCACCAGCTGTCCCAGGCCATCGAGCACGCGATCAGCACGGGCCTGCTCGCCCCGGGCGACCGGTTGGAGAACGAGCTGTCGCTGACGCACCGGCTGGGGCTGTCCCGGCCGACGGCGCGGCAGGCGATCCAGGAGCTCGTGAAGAAGGGCCTGCTGGTCCGCAAGCGCGGCGTCGGCACCCAGGTCGTCCGCTCCCAGTTCCGCCGTGACGAGCGGCTCAGCAGCCTCAACGAGGACCTGGCCCAGGCGGGTCGTCGGCCCGGCACCCGGCTGCTCGAGCTCAGCGTCGGGGAGCTGGACGCCGACGTGCACGCCGCCATCGACGCCGTGGAGGTCACCGACCGGCCGTTCACCAAGATCCGCCGCCTGCGGCTGGCCGACGACGTCCCGCTGGCCATCCTCACCAACTACCTGCCGGCGCACCTGCAGATCGACGAGGCCGAGCTGCAGCGCCGCGGCCTCTACGCCTGCCTGCGCGGGCTCGGCATCAACCTCAAGATCGCCCACCAGCGCATCTCAGCCCGGCTGATGACCGAGGAGGAGGCCGAGCTGCTGGACGTCGAGACGCCGGCGGCCTGCCTCACGGTGGACCGGCTGGCCTACGACGACGTCGGCCAGTTCGTCGAGTTCGGGCGGCACGTCTACCACGCCGCGCACTACTCGATCCAGAGCTCGCTCGTCGTCTGA
- a CDS encoding phosphoribosyltransferase, whose protein sequence is MTTREILTYELFGQGIRELAQQVADSDFEPDILLGIARGGLVPAGALAYALDCKNLFTISVEFYTGVDARLDVPVMLPPFLDARDLDQAKVLVVDDVADTGKTLELVNDFCGGHVAEARTAVLYEKPHSIIKADFAWRRTDRWINFPWSTEEPVVRRSGVRDA, encoded by the coding sequence ATGACGACGCGGGAGATCTTGACCTACGAGCTGTTCGGCCAGGGCATCCGGGAGCTCGCCCAGCAGGTCGCCGACAGCGACTTCGAGCCCGACATCCTGCTGGGCATCGCCCGCGGGGGCCTGGTGCCGGCCGGCGCGCTGGCCTACGCCCTCGACTGCAAGAACCTCTTCACCATCAGCGTGGAGTTCTACACCGGCGTCGACGCCCGGCTGGACGTCCCGGTGATGCTGCCGCCGTTCCTCGACGCCCGCGACCTCGACCAGGCCAAGGTGCTCGTCGTCGACGACGTGGCCGACACCGGCAAGACCCTCGAGCTGGTCAACGACTTCTGCGGCGGGCACGTCGCCGAGGCGCGGACGGCGGTCCTCTACGAGAAGCCGCACTCGATCATCAAGGCCGACTTCGCGTGGCGGCGCACCGACCGGTGGATCAACTTCCCCTGGTCGACCGAGGAGCCGGTGGTCCGGCGCAGCGGCGTCCGCGACGCCTGA
- a CDS encoding Rv3235 family protein produces the protein MPLTLTRPLVTAVPESRPAPRPWPAPLLGAPHAQPALDLRPLVAVVVGGPEPPALPSGLPDPHAWSAALAVTVLEVLAGRRSVAQLSRWLEADVLAVLTGRAPRRRAGQTAPTPALRSVRVQQPAPGVAEVTVHGRLDDRPVPVALRLESRQGRWLGTALELAPLR, from the coding sequence GTGCCGCTCACCCTGACCCGCCCCCTCGTCACCGCCGTCCCGGAGAGCCGGCCCGCGCCCCGGCCCTGGCCGGCGCCCCTGCTGGGGGCTCCGCACGCCCAGCCGGCGCTGGACCTCCGCCCGCTCGTCGCGGTGGTCGTCGGCGGTCCGGAGCCCCCGGCGCTCCCGTCCGGCCTGCCCGACCCGCACGCCTGGAGCGCGGCGCTCGCCGTCACCGTGCTGGAGGTGCTGGCGGGCCGGCGGTCCGTGGCCCAGCTCAGCCGGTGGCTGGAGGCCGACGTGCTGGCCGTCCTGACCGGCCGGGCCCCGCGCCGGCGGGCCGGTCAGACCGCCCCCACCCCGGCGCTCCGCTCGGTGCGCGTGCAGCAGCCGGCGCCGGGGGTGGCCGAGGTGACGGTGCACGGCCGCCTGGACGACCGCCCGGTGCCGGTCGCCCTGCGGCTGGAGTCCCGGCAGGGCCGCTGGCTGGGGACGGCGCTGGAGCTGGCCCCACTCCGCTGA
- the secA gene encoding preprotein translocase subunit SecA, whose product MALMDRMLRFGEGKTLKRLKGIAEQVNAIEDDFVAMSDDELRGQTAEFKERLEKGETLEQLMPEAFATVREAGKRVLGKRHFDVQLMGGAALHLGNIAEMKTGEGKTLVATLPSYLNALTGRGVHVITVNDYLAKFQSEQMGRIHHFLGLEVGAILSQMTPAERRVAYAADITYGTNNEFGFDYLRDNMALTLDDCVQREHHFAIVDEVDSILIDEARTPLIISGPAEDSHRWYPEFAKLVGRLRRDEHYEVDEKKRTVAINENGIDVVEDRLGIDNLYESANTPLISYLNNAIKAKELFKNDRDYVVVDGEVLIVDEHTGRSLVGRRYNEGLHQAIEAKERVQIRDEYQTLATITLQNYFRMYEKLSGMTGTAMTEASEFQKIYGLGVVPIPTNRDMVRIDQRDLIYRTEEAKFDAVVADVAERHEQGQPVLIGTASVAKSEILSTLLKKAGVPHEVLNAKQHEREAAIIAMAGRKGAVTVATNMAGRGTDIILGGNPEFQADHQLRSQGVDPVEHAEEYEARYPEVLAEFEQSSADEHEEVVAAGGLYVVGSERHESRRIDNQLRGRSGRQGDPGESRFYLSLGDDLMRLFKSDIVEWVLQALKMPDDQPIENKRVSASIASAQGQVESQNFEIRKNILKYDDVMNRQRHAVYGDRRKVLEGADVEGRLRATVDTVVEQYVNAATEGFAEDWDLEQLWTNMSTLYPVTLSREEYEERDDLDRATLAEDFKADAQAAYDRREETLGADVMRELERRVLLTVLDRKWREHLYEMDYLREGIGLRAMAQRDPLVEYQREGGDMFNTMMAAFMEEVVGFVFHLEVEVEQAPAVGVVTGGDGRAVQVGARGNGSGNGASRNGAAEDYDEHGPLVESGPDPDDFGVAVHAVDGEEVPEEAEELVAVESEPVSRPQVRAKGLDGGARRLSYSAPDEDGSVKTVDQTAAATDEYAGVGRNAPCPCGSGKKFKLCHGRSA is encoded by the coding sequence GTGGCTTTGATGGACAGGATGCTGCGCTTCGGCGAGGGCAAGACCCTCAAGAGGCTGAAGGGCATTGCCGAGCAGGTCAACGCGATCGAGGACGACTTCGTCGCGATGAGCGACGACGAGCTCCGCGGTCAGACCGCGGAGTTCAAGGAGCGGCTGGAGAAGGGCGAGACGCTCGAGCAGCTGATGCCCGAGGCCTTCGCGACCGTGCGGGAGGCCGGCAAGCGGGTGCTGGGCAAGCGGCACTTCGACGTGCAGCTGATGGGTGGCGCGGCGCTGCACCTCGGCAACATCGCCGAGATGAAGACCGGTGAGGGCAAGACGCTGGTGGCGACGCTGCCGTCCTACCTCAACGCGCTGACCGGCCGCGGCGTGCACGTCATCACCGTGAACGACTACCTGGCCAAGTTCCAGTCGGAGCAGATGGGCCGCATCCACCACTTCCTGGGTCTGGAGGTCGGCGCGATCCTGTCGCAGATGACCCCGGCCGAGCGGCGGGTGGCCTACGCGGCCGACATCACCTACGGCACGAACAACGAGTTCGGCTTCGACTACCTGCGCGACAACATGGCGCTGACCCTGGACGACTGCGTCCAGCGCGAGCACCACTTCGCGATCGTCGACGAGGTCGACTCGATCCTCATCGACGAGGCCCGGACGCCGCTGATCATCTCCGGCCCGGCCGAGGACTCGCACCGCTGGTACCCGGAGTTCGCCAAGCTCGTCGGCCGCCTGCGCCGCGACGAGCACTACGAGGTGGACGAGAAGAAGCGCACCGTCGCGATCAACGAGAACGGCATCGACGTCGTCGAGGACCGGCTGGGCATCGACAACCTCTACGAGTCGGCCAACACCCCGCTGATCTCCTACCTGAACAACGCGATCAAGGCCAAGGAGCTCTTCAAGAACGACCGCGACTACGTCGTCGTGGACGGCGAGGTGCTGATCGTCGACGAGCACACCGGGCGCAGCCTCGTCGGCCGGCGGTACAACGAGGGACTGCACCAGGCGATCGAGGCCAAGGAGCGGGTGCAGATCCGCGACGAGTACCAGACGCTCGCCACCATCACCCTGCAGAACTACTTCCGCATGTACGAGAAGCTCTCGGGCATGACCGGCACGGCGATGACCGAGGCCAGTGAGTTCCAGAAGATCTACGGCCTCGGCGTGGTGCCGATCCCCACCAACCGGGACATGGTCCGCATCGACCAGCGCGACCTGATCTACCGCACCGAGGAGGCCAAGTTCGACGCGGTCGTCGCCGACGTGGCCGAGCGGCACGAGCAGGGCCAGCCGGTCCTCATCGGCACCGCCTCGGTGGCGAAGTCGGAGATCCTCTCCACGCTGCTGAAGAAGGCCGGCGTCCCGCACGAGGTGCTGAACGCGAAGCAGCACGAGCGCGAGGCGGCGATCATCGCGATGGCGGGCCGCAAGGGCGCCGTCACCGTGGCGACCAACATGGCGGGTCGCGGTACCGACATCATCCTGGGCGGCAACCCCGAGTTCCAGGCCGACCACCAGCTGCGGTCGCAGGGCGTCGACCCGGTCGAGCACGCCGAGGAGTACGAGGCGCGCTACCCCGAGGTGCTGGCCGAGTTCGAGCAGTCGAGCGCGGACGAGCACGAGGAGGTCGTGGCCGCCGGCGGCCTGTACGTCGTCGGCTCCGAGCGGCACGAGTCGCGCCGCATCGACAACCAGCTGCGCGGCCGCTCCGGCCGTCAGGGCGACCCGGGCGAGAGCCGCTTCTACCTCTCCCTCGGCGACGACCTGATGCGGCTGTTCAAGTCCGACATCGTCGAGTGGGTGCTGCAGGCGCTCAAGATGCCCGACGACCAGCCGATCGAGAACAAGCGCGTCTCGGCCTCCATCGCCAGCGCGCAGGGCCAGGTCGAGTCGCAGAACTTCGAGATCCGCAAGAACATCCTCAAGTACGACGACGTGATGAACCGCCAGCGGCACGCCGTCTACGGCGACCGCCGCAAGGTGCTCGAGGGCGCCGACGTCGAGGGCCGGCTTCGCGCCACCGTCGACACCGTCGTGGAGCAGTACGTCAACGCCGCCACCGAGGGCTTCGCCGAGGACTGGGACCTCGAGCAGCTCTGGACCAACATGAGCACGCTCTACCCGGTCACCCTGTCGCGGGAGGAGTACGAGGAGCGCGACGACCTCGACCGCGCCACCCTGGCGGAGGACTTCAAGGCCGACGCCCAGGCCGCGTACGACCGGCGCGAGGAGACCCTCGGCGCCGACGTCATGCGCGAGCTGGAGCGCCGCGTGCTGCTCACCGTGCTGGACCGCAAGTGGCGCGAGCACCTCTACGAGATGGACTACCTGCGCGAGGGCATCGGGCTGCGGGCCATGGCCCAGCGCGACCCGCTCGTGGAGTACCAGCGCGAGGGCGGTGACATGTTCAACACGATGATGGCCGCCTTCATGGAGGAGGTCGTCGGCTTCGTGTTCCACCTCGAGGTGGAGGTCGAGCAGGCTCCCGCCGTCGGTGTCGTCACCGGTGGCGACGGCCGCGCGGTCCAGGTCGGCGCCCGCGGGAACGGGTCCGGCAACGGCGCGTCGCGCAACGGCGCGGCCGAGGACTACGACGAGCACGGGCCGCTCGTCGAGTCGGGCCCCGACCCGGACGACTTCGGCGTGGCGGTGCACGCCGTCGACGGCGAGGAGGTGCCGGAGGAGGCCGAGGAGCTCGTGGCCGTGGAGTCCGAGCCCGTGTCCCGGCCGCAGGTCCGGGCGAAGGGCCTGGACGGCGGCGCCCGCCGGCTCAGCTACTCCGCCCCGGACGAGGACGGCTCGGTCAAGACCGTGGACCAGACGGCCGCGGCGACCGACGAGTACGCCGGCGTCGGCCGCAACGCCCCGTGCCCCTGCGGCTCGGGCAAGAAGTTCAAGCTCTGCCACGGCCGCTCGGCCTGA
- a CDS encoding winged helix-turn-helix domain-containing protein produces MAVRETLTAAEARRVAVAAQGLAVPRPERPVGVRDVQAVTTRLGQFQIDSVNVVTRAHFVPLYSRLGGYDTTLLERAAHRAPRRLYEYWGHAASLLDVNLQPLLRFRAQAAYRDVWSNVERAAREQPGLVEHVRQQVADRGPVSARQLEVAEERDRSQWGWNWSSVKTVLEWLFYCGEVTSAWRNSQFERVYDLPERVLPAAVLARPTPTPEESVRGLVARAAQALGVASELSLRDYFRTRPEMTRQAVAELVEEGRLLPVTVRGGTGRPLYLWHEARVPRRVRARALLSPFDSMVFERARLEELFGFRYRIEIYVPQAKRVHGYYVYPFLLDDAFVARVDLKADRAAGVLRVHGAWAEPGQGTPEVAEELAAELVALAGWLGLGGVAAPAVGDLADLLGPALRQAG; encoded by the coding sequence ATGGCCGTCCGCGAGACCCTCACCGCCGCCGAGGCCCGCCGTGTCGCCGTGGCGGCGCAGGGGCTGGCGGTCCCGCGCCCGGAGCGGCCGGTGGGGGTGCGCGACGTCCAGGCCGTCACCACCCGGCTGGGCCAGTTCCAGATCGACTCCGTCAACGTCGTCACCCGGGCGCACTTCGTGCCGCTGTACTCCCGGCTGGGCGGCTACGACACGACGCTGCTGGAACGGGCGGCGCACCGCGCCCCGCGCCGGCTCTACGAGTACTGGGGGCACGCGGCGAGCCTGCTCGACGTGAACCTCCAGCCGCTGCTCCGGTTCCGGGCGCAGGCGGCCTACCGCGACGTCTGGTCGAACGTGGAGCGCGCGGCGCGGGAGCAGCCCGGCCTCGTCGAGCACGTCCGGCAGCAGGTCGCCGACCGGGGGCCGGTCAGCGCGCGCCAGCTGGAGGTGGCCGAGGAGCGGGACCGCAGCCAGTGGGGGTGGAACTGGTCCTCGGTGAAGACGGTGCTGGAGTGGTTGTTCTACTGCGGCGAGGTCACCTCGGCGTGGCGCAACAGCCAGTTCGAGCGGGTCTACGACCTGCCCGAGCGGGTGCTGCCAGCTGCCGTGCTGGCCCGGCCGACGCCCACGCCCGAGGAGTCGGTGCGCGGCCTGGTCGCCCGGGCGGCGCAGGCCCTCGGCGTGGCCAGCGAGCTGAGCCTGCGCGACTACTTCCGCACCCGGCCGGAGATGACGCGGCAAGCGGTGGCCGAGCTGGTCGAGGAGGGCCGGCTGCTGCCGGTGACGGTGCGCGGCGGGACCGGTCGTCCGCTGTACCTGTGGCACGAGGCTCGGGTGCCCCGCCGGGTCCGGGCCCGGGCGCTGCTCAGCCCGTTCGACTCGATGGTCTTCGAGCGGGCCCGGCTGGAGGAGCTGTTCGGCTTCCGCTACCGCATCGAGATCTACGTGCCGCAGGCGAAGCGGGTGCACGGCTACTACGTCTACCCGTTCCTCCTCGACGACGCCTTCGTCGCCCGGGTGGACCTCAAGGCCGACCGGGCCGCCGGGGTGCTCCGCGTCCACGGGGCCTGGGCCGAGCCGGGGCAGGGCACGCCGGAGGTGGCCGAGGAGCTGGCCGCCGAGCTGGTGGCGCTGGCCGGCTGGCTCGGTCTGGGCGGCGTCGCCGCGCCTGCGGTCGGGGACCTCGCGGACCTGCTGGGTCCGGCCCTGCGGCAGGCGGGCTGA
- a CDS encoding nucleoside hydrolase — protein MPPPLQLPVVPRMRVVVDNDFSGDPDGLVQLAHHALSPSVDLRGVIGSHLSPGDPFDPSDATADHAAAAAREVLALAGREDVPVVAGSNRALVDERTPRPSAGVELLLAEARRTDTDLPLYLACGAGLTEVASAWLTDPAALERATLVWIGGPEHPDLAEAPPGASEVEYNLAIDLRAAQVVFGASAVPVWQVPRDRYRQTLASAAELLTRVAPHGALGAHLAAAVLGVGEQAASRGVLLGETYALGDSPLVLLTALQSAFQPDPSSSRSATRPTPRIDGRGQYVERPDGRPLRVFTDLDVRLMLEDLYAKLQLPAEA, from the coding sequence GTGCCCCCTCCTCTCCAGCTCCCGGTCGTCCCGCGGATGCGCGTCGTGGTCGACAACGACTTCTCCGGCGACCCGGACGGGCTGGTGCAGCTGGCGCACCACGCGCTGTCGCCGTCGGTGGACCTGCGCGGGGTGATCGGGTCGCACCTCAGCCCGGGCGACCCGTTCGACCCCTCCGACGCGACGGCCGACCACGCGGCCGCGGCGGCCCGGGAGGTGCTGGCGCTGGCCGGGCGGGAGGACGTGCCCGTGGTGGCCGGCAGCAACCGGGCACTGGTCGACGAGCGGACGCCGCGGCCGTCGGCGGGGGTCGAGCTGCTGCTGGCCGAGGCGCGGCGCACGGACACCGACCTGCCGCTCTACCTGGCCTGCGGGGCCGGGCTCACCGAGGTCGCGTCGGCCTGGCTGACGGACCCGGCGGCCCTGGAGCGGGCGACGCTGGTCTGGATCGGCGGTCCCGAGCACCCGGATCTGGCCGAGGCGCCGCCCGGGGCGTCGGAGGTCGAGTACAACCTGGCCATCGACCTGCGGGCGGCGCAGGTGGTCTTCGGCGCGTCGGCGGTCCCGGTCTGGCAGGTGCCCCGGGACCGCTACCGGCAGACGCTGGCCTCGGCCGCCGAGCTGCTCACCCGGGTCGCGCCGCACGGGGCGCTCGGCGCCCACCTGGCCGCGGCCGTGCTCGGCGTCGGGGAGCAGGCGGCCTCCCGCGGGGTGCTGCTCGGGGAGACCTACGCCCTCGGCGACAGCCCGCTGGTCCTGCTGACGGCGCTGCAGTCGGCCTTCCAGCCCGACCCGTCGTCCAGCCGGAGCGCCACCCGGCCGACCCCGCGGATCGACGGGCGGGGGCAGTACGTCGAGCGCCCCGACGGTCGGCCGCTGCGGGTGTTCACCGACCTCGACGTGCGGCTGATGCTCGAGGACCTGTACGCCAAGCTGCAGCTGCCCGCGGAGGCCTGA
- the hpf gene encoding ribosome hibernation-promoting factor, HPF/YfiA family: MDVVVKGRHCTVSDQFRTYVDEKINRLEKLDDRVIRVEVEVSAERNKRQHDQAARVEITLRTKGPVVRAEAAAEEKGAAFDVALDRLMAQLRRAADRKRVHHGQRAPQSLKSGVDVGEPQAVDADAETNGSHTVAGMEVQGDGPLVVREKSHAAVPMTLDQALMEMELVGHDFFLYIDSEHQTPSVVYRRRAYDYGVIRLTAAEELADARS, encoded by the coding sequence ATGGATGTTGTCGTCAAAGGCCGGCACTGCACGGTGTCCGACCAGTTCCGGACGTACGTCGACGAGAAGATCAACCGCCTCGAGAAGCTCGACGACCGGGTCATCCGGGTCGAGGTCGAGGTGTCGGCGGAGCGGAACAAGCGACAGCACGACCAGGCCGCCCGCGTCGAGATCACCCTGCGCACCAAGGGTCCCGTCGTCCGGGCCGAGGCCGCGGCCGAGGAGAAGGGGGCGGCCTTCGACGTCGCCCTGGACCGGCTGATGGCCCAGCTGCGCCGGGCTGCGGACCGCAAGCGCGTCCACCACGGCCAGCGGGCGCCGCAGTCGCTCAAGAGCGGCGTGGACGTCGGCGAGCCGCAGGCGGTCGACGCGGACGCCGAGACCAACGGCAGCCACACCGTCGCCGGCATGGAGGTGCAGGGGGACGGACCCCTGGTGGTCCGCGAGAAGAGCCACGCGGCCGTCCCGATGACGCTGGACCAGGCGCTGATGGAGATGGAGCTCGTGGGCCACGACTTCTTCCTCTACATCGACTCCGAGCACCAGACGCCGAGCGTCGTCTACCGGCGGCGCGCCTACGACTACGGCGTCATCCGGCTCACCGCCGCCGAGGAGCTGGCGGACGCCCGCAGCTGA
- a CDS encoding ComF family protein yields the protein MGTNAWRAGRSAAGDLLLGAVCPGCREPGWGLCPGCRAALTVSRPALAPTGTGPVTVACCPYDALLSHLVTAHKDHGALGLAPVLAGRLAVAVHVLLRGCAWTGPVVLVPVPSAAAAVRRRGYDATATLARGAARRLRPAHRVVVRRLLAQRRGVQDQAGLGAAARSANLDGALRLRHGPRRALPPGAVVVLVDDVVTTGATLAEAARAVEAAGLVLLGAATVAAAADPRGPARRRPDGSAGGVGGSVRPAP from the coding sequence GTGGGCACGAACGCGTGGCGGGCCGGTCGGTCGGCCGCCGGTGACCTGCTGCTGGGTGCGGTCTGCCCGGGCTGCCGTGAGCCGGGCTGGGGTCTGTGCCCGGGTTGCCGGGCTGCGCTCACCGTTTCCCGACCGGCGCTCGCGCCGACCGGCACCGGGCCGGTGACGGTGGCCTGCTGCCCCTACGACGCGCTGCTCAGCCACCTCGTCACCGCGCACAAGGACCACGGGGCGCTCGGCCTGGCGCCGGTGCTGGCCGGGCGGCTCGCCGTCGCCGTGCACGTGCTGCTCCGCGGCTGCGCCTGGACGGGTCCGGTCGTGCTGGTGCCGGTGCCCTCCGCGGCCGCCGCTGTTCGACGCCGCGGTTACGACGCCACCGCCACGCTCGCCCGGGGCGCCGCCCGCCGGCTGCGGCCGGCGCACCGGGTGGTCGTCCGGCGGCTGCTCGCCCAGCGGCGCGGCGTGCAGGACCAGGCCGGGCTCGGGGCGGCCGCCCGCAGCGCCAACCTCGACGGCGCGCTCCGGCTGCGGCACGGCCCTCGGAGGGCGCTGCCGCCCGGTGCCGTCGTCGTGCTCGTCGACGACGTGGTGACCACCGGGGCGACGCTGGCCGAGGCCGCCCGGGCGGTCGAGGCGGCGGGCCTGGTGCTCCTCGGCGCGGCCACCGTGGCGGCCGCGGCCGACCCGCGCGGCCCGGCGCGCCGACGTCCGGACGGGTCCGCCGGCGGCGTCGGCGGCTCGGTGCGGCCGGCTCCCTGA